In a genomic window of Glaciimonas sp. PCH181:
- a CDS encoding amidase yields MGKLSITEMSQRMAAGSLTSRQLVEEAIAAIGDPNLEGARAFMTVYAAQARAVATEIDAQRRKGIVASPIAGIPISIKDLFDEAGQTTLGGSTVLIGQPPAVRDSTVVARLRKAGAVIIGRTNTVEFAYTGLGVNPHYGTPKNVYDRATGRIPGGSTSGGAISVGDGMAVAAIGTDTGGSLRIPAALNGLVGFKPTQRRVPLEGVMPLSTTLDSAGAISWSVADCTLMDAVLTAEAVQVPDAPSLRGLRFAVPKTFFQTDLSEPVARAFAIALSRLSAAGATIVELPMAEFAQAANINPRGMITASEAYAWHRKYIENGADKYDPRVLARIKTGAAISAPDYVQLLTLRREFIRSINQAAAGYDAMLMPTTPDIAPTIAEVLKDDESYYRINGRMLRNPSVVNLFDGCALSVPCHQAGDAPVGLMIAGTQNTDHRILAIGRSIEAVVAPRRV; encoded by the coding sequence ATGGGCAAGTTGTCGATAACGGAAATGTCGCAGCGGATGGCCGCCGGTTCGCTCACCAGCCGCCAGCTAGTAGAAGAGGCGATTGCCGCTATCGGCGATCCAAATCTTGAGGGTGCGCGTGCTTTCATGACCGTGTACGCCGCGCAGGCGCGGGCGGTGGCGACTGAGATTGATGCGCAGCGCCGCAAAGGAATCGTTGCCTCGCCGATCGCCGGTATTCCTATCTCGATCAAAGATTTGTTTGATGAAGCAGGGCAAACTACATTGGGCGGTTCTACGGTATTGATTGGGCAACCTCCTGCAGTGCGTGATTCGACGGTTGTTGCCAGATTGCGTAAGGCTGGAGCGGTCATTATCGGACGCACTAATACCGTCGAATTTGCCTATACCGGATTGGGCGTGAACCCGCATTACGGCACACCAAAAAATGTGTATGACCGTGCTACCGGCCGGATTCCAGGCGGTTCGACCTCAGGCGGAGCGATTTCTGTCGGCGACGGTATGGCAGTCGCTGCTATCGGTACCGATACTGGCGGCTCGTTGCGGATTCCGGCGGCACTTAACGGTTTGGTTGGATTTAAACCGACACAACGCCGTGTGCCGTTAGAAGGCGTGATGCCTTTATCAACGACGCTGGATTCAGCAGGGGCAATTAGCTGGAGTGTGGCCGATTGCACGCTGATGGATGCAGTGCTTACCGCCGAGGCCGTCCAGGTGCCGGATGCGCCCTCGTTGCGTGGATTACGCTTTGCTGTGCCAAAGACTTTCTTTCAAACCGACTTGTCAGAGCCGGTGGCACGTGCATTTGCTATCGCCCTGTCGCGACTGTCCGCAGCGGGTGCAACGATCGTCGAATTGCCGATGGCTGAGTTTGCGCAAGCGGCAAACATCAATCCACGCGGAATGATCACTGCTTCGGAGGCCTATGCCTGGCACCGCAAATATATTGAGAATGGCGCTGACAAGTACGATCCGCGCGTATTGGCTCGGATCAAAACCGGTGCGGCCATCAGCGCGCCCGATTATGTGCAGTTGCTGACGCTGCGGCGCGAGTTTATCCGCTCGATCAATCAGGCCGCAGCTGGCTATGATGCGATGCTGATGCCAACCACACCGGACATCGCGCCAACTATTGCCGAGGTGTTGAAGGACGACGAGAGTTACTACCGCATTAATGGCCGTATGTTGCGCAATCCGTCAGTTGTTAATTTGTTTGATGGTTGCGCACTTTCTGTGCCTTGCCATCAAGCGGGTGACGCGCCAGTCGGTCTCATGATCGCGGGTACGCAGAATACCGATCATCGTATTCTGGCGATCGGGCGTTCGATAGAGGCAGTGGTCGCACCGCGTCGGGTTTAA
- a CDS encoding PLP-dependent aspartate aminotransferase family protein, with product MSTPKQPLSRTFGLRTLAVHAGQAPDITTGATATPIVATSSFAYDDFDAGVRRFNGEQPGFLYSRFANPTVQTFEAKMAALEGAESAVAFSSGSAAVSSTLLGLVSAGDEVIYVGTVYGGTDGILRGLLPRLGIRTIPVPDLASVQAQLSPRTRLIYVETPANPVMGIIDLAEVARIAHEAGILSVADNTFSTPCLTQPLALGIDVVVHSATKYIGGHGDATGGVALGRADLMKTIRSIGMKELGGCMSPHEAFMFIRGLKTLPLRIEAACDNAQQIAAFLHSHPAVERVYYPGLPSHPGHEIARRQMRRFGGILSFEFRGGRAMARLFLDRLQLVTQAVSVGDVDSLACHPASTTHSAVAEAIRLKNGVTEGLVRFSAGIEDPEDLLADVEQALAHASKEV from the coding sequence ATGTCAACGCCAAAACAGCCGCTATCCCGCACCTTTGGTTTGCGTACTTTAGCCGTACATGCCGGTCAGGCACCGGATATCACCACCGGTGCCACCGCGACACCGATCGTCGCTACGTCATCCTTTGCATATGACGATTTCGATGCGGGTGTGCGGCGGTTTAACGGCGAGCAACCGGGATTCTTATACAGTCGCTTTGCCAATCCGACCGTACAAACCTTTGAAGCGAAGATGGCTGCGCTAGAAGGCGCAGAAAGCGCTGTGGCATTTTCCAGTGGCTCAGCCGCTGTTTCATCGACATTGCTTGGGCTGGTTTCTGCCGGGGATGAGGTCATTTATGTCGGCACGGTGTATGGCGGGACTGACGGGATATTACGCGGACTATTGCCGCGCCTTGGCATTCGGACGATTCCAGTGCCGGATTTGGCCAGTGTTCAGGCGCAACTCAGCCCACGTACCAGACTGATCTATGTGGAGACGCCAGCCAATCCGGTGATGGGCATTATTGATCTGGCAGAAGTTGCGCGTATTGCGCATGAGGCTGGAATTCTCAGCGTTGCCGACAACACTTTTTCTACGCCATGCCTGACCCAGCCGTTGGCGCTGGGGATCGATGTCGTTGTACATTCGGCGACCAAATACATCGGCGGTCATGGCGACGCCACTGGCGGTGTAGCTTTGGGCCGCGCAGACCTGATGAAAACCATCCGTTCAATCGGCATGAAAGAACTTGGCGGCTGCATGAGTCCGCATGAGGCCTTCATGTTTATTCGCGGCTTAAAAACGTTGCCGCTGCGAATCGAGGCCGCCTGCGACAACGCACAACAAATCGCCGCGTTCTTGCATAGCCATCCGGCAGTAGAGCGCGTGTATTACCCCGGCCTGCCCTCACATCCCGGACACGAAATTGCGCGCCGCCAGATGCGACGTTTCGGCGGCATCCTGTCGTTTGAGTTTCGCGGTGGCCGTGCGATGGCGCGTCTCTTCCTAGATCGTTTGCAACTGGTCACGCAAGCGGTATCGGTCGGCGATGTCGATTCGTTAGCCTGTCATCCTGCCTCCACCACGCATAGCGCTGTGGCCGAGGCTATTCGTTTGAAGAATGGCGTGACGGAAGGACTCGTCCGCTTTAGTGCTGGCATCGAAGACCCGGAGGATCTGCTGGCAGATGTCGAACAGGCGTTAGCCCATGCCAGCAAAGAGGTCTGA
- a CDS encoding IclR family transcriptional regulator has protein sequence MLHPVPLSEAEDTQIAASDPKPGDSYVQSFARGLAVLRSFGAGAPAQTLTEVAERAGLTRAGARRILLTLLHLGYVETEGRLFRLTPKILELGFAYLSSLPVWTQAQPVMEELVESLRQSCSAAVLDGDEIVYVLRVPAHKIMSINLGVGSRLPAYCTSMGRVLLAGLPPATLKERVASMTLTPLTPHTIVDPERLQAAIEQVRIQGWCQISEELEQGLVSLAAPIVDRNGRVVAAINISGQVNNPGPASLLEKSLPKLLAAAAKINVLVRAQQ, from the coding sequence ATGTTGCATCCTGTTCCGTTATCAGAAGCCGAAGACACGCAAATTGCCGCATCCGACCCCAAACCCGGCGACAGCTATGTGCAATCTTTTGCACGCGGACTGGCTGTGCTGCGCAGTTTTGGGGCTGGCGCACCGGCCCAGACGTTGACTGAAGTCGCCGAACGGGCTGGGTTGACACGAGCTGGTGCACGACGGATTTTGCTGACCTTGTTACATCTCGGCTATGTCGAGACTGAGGGACGTCTATTTCGTTTGACGCCTAAAATTTTGGAATTGGGTTTCGCTTACCTGTCGTCATTGCCGGTATGGACGCAGGCGCAGCCGGTAATGGAAGAGTTGGTGGAGAGTCTGCGCCAATCCTGCTCTGCCGCTGTGTTGGACGGTGATGAAATCGTCTATGTATTACGGGTCCCGGCCCATAAAATCATGTCGATCAATCTTGGCGTTGGCAGCCGTCTTCCGGCTTACTGCACATCGATGGGAAGAGTGCTATTGGCCGGTTTGCCGCCTGCGACACTCAAAGAACGCGTTGCCAGCATGACGCTAACGCCATTAACACCACACACAATAGTTGATCCGGAGCGCTTGCAAGCGGCAATCGAACAAGTGCGGATTCAGGGTTGGTGTCAGATCAGTGAAGAACTCGAACAAGGGCTGGTCTCGCTGGCAGCACCGATTGTCGATCGCAATGGCAGGGTCGTCGCGGCAATCAACATCAGCGGTCAGGTAAACAATCCGGGACCGGCCAGTTTGCTAGAAAAGAGCCTGCCTAAATTATTGGCCGCAGCAGCAAAAATCAATGTACTGGTGCGTGCGCAACAGTGA
- a CDS encoding 3-oxoacid CoA-transferase subunit A: MINKIVHTVADALADIHDGATVMIGGFGGAGQPAELIDGLIAQGAKDLVIVNNNAGNGETGLAALLKNGQVRKIICSFPRQADSHIFDGLYRAGKIELELVPQGNLAERIRAAGAGIGAFFSPTGYGTDLANGRETREINGRMYVLEYPIHADFALIKAEAGDRWGNLTYRKTARNFGPIMASAAKITIASVHDIVELGSIDPETVITPGLYIKRVVQVARVATGPAGFKA; encoded by the coding sequence ATGATTAATAAAATTGTCCATACCGTAGCAGACGCGCTAGCAGATATTCACGATGGCGCAACCGTCATGATTGGCGGCTTTGGAGGGGCTGGTCAGCCCGCCGAATTGATCGATGGCCTGATTGCGCAAGGCGCTAAAGATCTGGTGATCGTCAACAACAACGCTGGCAATGGCGAAACGGGCCTGGCGGCTTTATTAAAAAACGGTCAGGTGCGCAAGATCATTTGCTCCTTCCCACGTCAGGCAGATTCGCATATTTTTGATGGTTTATATCGCGCCGGAAAGATTGAACTGGAACTGGTGCCGCAAGGCAATCTGGCCGAGCGCATTCGTGCGGCAGGGGCGGGCATCGGCGCATTTTTCAGCCCGACCGGTTACGGCACGGATTTGGCAAATGGTCGCGAAACGCGCGAGATCAATGGTCGTATGTATGTATTGGAATATCCGATTCATGCAGATTTTGCGCTGATCAAGGCCGAGGCTGGCGATCGCTGGGGCAATCTGACTTATCGCAAGACCGCCCGCAATTTCGGCCCGATTATGGCCAGCGCCGCCAAGATCACCATTGCCTCGGTACACGATATCGTCGAGCTGGGCAGCATTGATCCAGAGACGGTCATCACACCGGGCCTGTATATAAAACGCGTGGTGCAAGTAGCA